TCGACGACTGAAATGTACTCCGTAGTAAATGTATCGTAAACAAGTTCAGAATTCTTAACGATATCCCGCTGCGGATTGGTCGCTCGTCAGTGTGATGCAGGGCATCGTCATGTTTGTCAACGGACGGGGGCTTTAAGATCCGCTGCCGGATGGGCAAATAGGAGATGAGATTGTAGTACAAGAGTTTCAGTACAAGGGTTAAGTACAGTACTTCACCCTTCTCTTCCCCAGGCATTAAAATTCCGGGACAAGACCTGAAAGCCCCCTTCCTCGTTTGGCAGATCGAGAGGCAGTACAAAGAAGGAATCCAAAGTCGCCGTGTACTGCACTTTCATGGCTACTACAGTATAAAAGACCGACTGTGGATTTCCGAAAGCTACGGATCTTGATGCTGCTCGAGAAGATCGGAGACTCCCACGACGCGGAAACATCATTGAGTGCAGCGTTGATGAAATCGGTTCCCGTTTTCCGGGGTTGGTTCTCGCTCGGACGGAAAGGTATCCGGATCGGTTTCGCCAGCGCTGCGCTCAATTATGTTTCTATGTTTGGGTCGGTGGCAGCGCCGGAGATTTCGAGGTTTCCAGGGGGCATTTTTCGGGTTTAGGTTGGTAATCTTGTCGTTTGGATTTCTAGGTAGCAACGGATTTAGAGTCTCCACGTTAGGCTTACggtatattgatttttgatgCAAAGTTCATTTATGATTTGTCACTAAAGTCGCAGTATATATTCTGTCTATGGCGATTATCACCATGAATTCGTCCATGTTTTCTTGTTAGATAATTCGGAAAAAGTTGCATGCTATAAATAATGAGCTTGAGTTTGTTAATAGGATATTTCGGCTCgtcgaaaaattaaatatatagtTTTGTACATGGCAAAATAATATTATCGAgtggatttataaacttttattCCAGAATATTTTGTGCAAGATAGTTGTTGTTGATCAAGGTCAATATTCACAAAACAACTCGAGGCTTGTGGCACACATTATTTTCATATTCGCATTCCCTGAAACActcgaaattaaaaaatttccaaaatgcaTTTGGTGCGTGCACACCCGACGCGCTCGATAGTCGTCCGATGATGACATCGGGTGCATCCGGTCCGTTAAATAGTGGTTCATACCTAAGAGCGGATCTACCCAATTAAAGTAATGTAGGTTAATGATATAAGCTATTCGATATAATTGATCGTGATGATATAGGGGAAGGATCCTTCGGCCCGTAATAGATAGAAATGGACTTAATTTCGGAGTTTTCGATTTGGCTGCGTCGAAAGACGCGATAGATTAGGTTTTTCCTATCGGGGCCAGGTCATTTCAAGTGAAGCGAATTATAAATTTGGGAATCTATAATAGCCTCACATGGGTCGCATCGACTTCTTCCGCGTCTTCCAATTGATTACTCAACCAATTCTAATCATGAATCGTTCAATTCGACTTCGACGGTCATATCAAATGGGGCATTTCGATCACGACAGTGCATGGGGTCTTCCCAAAGCCAGATTTTTCGTGATCTTGTTTGATCCTGGAAGTGGAACGTTCCTAATGAGAGGGATCCACCAGATAATAGTGGAGATCAAGTAAGAAGGGCTCACATGCAATTAAAAGCAGAAAATATCTTTATTAAAGCAATAAGGTGCTTAACTCAAATTGATGAAAGTGCACATTACTAGAACATCCTAGGGACATTTACATGCGCAAAGTTGAGATGACGACGGATTATGACTATTCCTTTGCATTCAAACCCGCTTAACTCAAATTTAACAtaccaattcattcctaaatctttttttttttttttgtcaattccgtgctaaactttttgtattcatgacaattcaatccttccGGCCAATGATAGAAAATCACTAACATTTGCTAGCCTCACGGATAATTTCATTACCTTCACGAACAAGATCACGTCCCTCATTACGAGCTTGTATGCATGCTTGGTTAGGCCCGATGTGAccaattttagtaattttttagtattttttacttttcttatttttatcttctttatctttttgcatcttttctttctctttcttttttttttttcccttcttcttcttcctcccgccatcatagggaaaaaataaaatataaaatattcgaAAAATTGGCCATGTTAGTCTGGCCACACCATGTTAGCAAATAtataaattagcacaaatacaaaagttaTAAGAGTGAattgtcaagaaaaaaaaagttttaaaaccgaatttgcacaattgtaatagatttaggattttttggtaatttttccaatagGCCATCTATCCATATCGGACTCtgagagaaaatattcaaatgagtAGGTCGTATTCACGTATCCAATAATAGTCTATCATGTAATCTTACAAATTGaatttatatatgtttttttttatctttatgcCTAATATCTCCGGATTATATCCTTAAGTATTAACTTGTGCTTTCTTCAAATTTGTAAGCTTTTAGGTAGATTGACTCTTATCTCAAAAATGTCAACCCTAACTCTCATGCACAAATTGCTAATTTATTTCATCATATATTTAGTATAAATTGGTGATTTGTAATGGATAACTCAATTGAAATTTGGTATGGTATATAATCCATGTGGAATTGTGTGTAACCCCGATGTTCTagggaaattatccaaaaaagtcataaacttattgcaattgtgtcaattcaatcctaaagtttttttttttctttcaatataaactttttgtatttgggccaatttaatccatccggccaaattTGACAAGAAATCGTTGATTAGGACGGGCTATCCTACATGACTCCACTAGGGATGACATGgactatttatatatatatatttataaatatttatgaatttttagttatttttttctcttttttttaatgttatttcaTTGTGGACGGCAAGGTCACCAATGACCCTCGCCAATTAAgagaggcttgacctcgcccaACTAAGGCCAGATTTGGTGAGGTTGTGCCTTGCCCAGCCCCCGACGAGGCTCGAGCCCTTGCCAAAGGCTGCAAGGGTGGCCTCGCTTAGGCTGCAGGGGTCTAACCCTCGCCAAAGGCCTCACTAACTCTAGGCGTCCCTTGCCGTGGCTGGGCGAAGAGGAGGAGGCACGATGTGAGGACAAATAAACATCACTTGTCATCGGGTACCCTTCTTCTCATTGTCAAAGTCGAGCATGCCTCACCTAGTCCCTCACGGCTACTGGTGAGGGCTTGACCCTTGCTAAGGGTTGGGTGAGGCATGACCCTGGCTAACCCAGCCACTAGCAAGCTCAAGCGTCGCTCCGCCACCCACAATGAAAATACGTAAAAGAAGGATAAAAAAGTGaaacataaaatataaaaacccttaaaagttcaaaaacctATAAtaattgtccacattagtgcTAGTGGTGTTGCGTATGATGGACGACGTCCACATTAGagattttcagttaaaattggcACACATGCAAAAAGTtttgaactaaattgataaaaaaaaaatctttaggaccgatttaacacaattgcaaataggtttagaactttttgttGCAATAGGATCACCATAGGTCCAAAAACTTATATCTAAAGTGTAAAATTGGTGGAAATTTCATGTACTACAACCAAGTAAAGTTTTTGGAGACTCGGTCTGTCTTGATTAACGGTACCTACGGTATGGATTTGTGCTCTAATATTTTATCTCTTCTGCAATATTAGTTTTGCGAATACTTCGTATATGTAGCATCAGGTAGGCTCGAACACCCAGCAAAATAGACCTAAAATTGGGGGACCGGTCACAGACCAACCTCCAAGAgaccttcttcctcctccaccgccACTGCCGCCGCCTCCTGACCCAAAGGGCTAAGCCAGCCACTTTGCACACTCCTTTCGATTGCTTTGAAACCCTGAATGCGGTCCGACATCAGTCTAAACTCCTATCCCAACGGTGTTCCGGTTGCGCCTCTCAAAAAGATTTGGGCCGTAATTTGATTGGCACGACAATGCAGAATGTGGTGTGATATATCGATTGTTTGTGGTGAGGACGGTGTGACGATGAAAGGCAGGTTGTGATTCATGGGAGGATTAGCCGGGAAAGCATGATGGTGGCGGCTCAAAGGAGATTGAAATGAGGTTTTGAACACGAATAGTTTCTTGATTTGGTCCACATTTGATTTTTCACACTTAGAAATAAGtgataattattcaaaaattctaatattttaatttgttgtaaacctttcaattttgtcaatttagtcctaaaccttttgacgatttgtctaTATAGTCTTTCTAGTCAATCTTTGGCCAGAAATAATTGCCTTGGACATCGACCGTTCCAGTTGACATGGCCGTTGTTAAAATggacattttttgaattattgacTTGGATATCAACCGTCCTAGTTGGCTTGCAGACCCTTGCCTAGTGACTAACGACGTTTGTTGGGCTTTGGCTAgtaataggtaaaaaaaaagaaaaaaaagaaaaattcaaaaaactaaaaaaaattaaaaaattatccaagtcatcgccgacttTGTTGTCAATGATCTTCTCTTAAAATCAGCTGAAAGGACTAAATTattaaattgtaaataaaaCTAGGATTAAATTGCCACaactaaaatatttatgactgaattggccgtCCTACAATAGGTTAAAgatcttttggacaatttttcctaaaccaGACGAGCTAATGAAAATTCTTTATTATActattttgacaagttttaatattttcatgcacgattttaaatttcaaaacttgatgaCCATTCGTATATAAATATTAGAGCTTCTAGTGTGCTCGTATCTATTTTATTTCACCTATAACCAAAAAGTCCTAAGTGGGACTGACTAAACTTTGTGGCTATTGGACTCTTGCCCCCACACATCTGCCCAACAAATAAACAAATGTTGTCCCTTGGAGTGCAacaaaaagagacaaaagggtCCTATTTCTTATTCAtaggaaaaggaaatcaaaattgtCCCAATTTGAGAAAGCTACCACTTTAAAGTCAATTGGATCACAACTCAAGAGTCACACACTCcacaaatcaataaataaacaaagaaagcTCCTagcaatgaataaataaataaagccgcTAGAACTGTCcgttattttttaccacacgatctcccaattaatgagtgctttgtACAAAAcacgtgatgatgatgatgtgtaAATCCAAGGTTTAGATTGTGCCGTCCGTGATGGTACCGTCAGAGAAGCATTTCTCATAAATCAACATTATCACAACGACCCTTaaattcattattttatttcgGAGCAAACAATGTGTAAAAAATGTCAACTAGGGAGCTCAATCACGAAGAAGTCTTCAAACGAAGACATGAACCCACTTTTTGGGCTTTGTGGGGAGTTGAAATCCACTTGGGAGTTTCGAAGCTGAGAGAATGGCGAAAGTGGAAGGTATTTCCAAGTGCTTTTTCTTTGGGCGGTCGAGGCAGAAAGCGAGAGGCTTTCGATTTTTCAGCCGTGGTCGGCTCGTGGCCCGTACCGTCCCTACACCTCAAAGCTCATCTTCGACGTTCGACACTTCGAGACCGTAAAAAGTCTTCATCTTTCTAACACGCCGTAATCCATCCAAAGAGATGTAGATGGATTGGTTTGACGCATAGATGATGTATGGATTACGTGCATGGAGGGATCGGCATGTTGGAACGGGGTCTCCTGCCTAGAAAAATGATCGGTTTCGGTTATTATGGAAATAGGTAACATACTTAGCTGACGAGAGCGGAGCTTGATGAAAGGCAGAagtcattgataaaaaaaaaaaacacaatggTCGATACAACTTGATGAATTGACAGCCTGaaggaattgacaaaaaaaatggacCCGACAATCTCGGATGCAACCGTCGGAAAAATAACCATGAACGTAGTGGTATAAAACAACCGTTAAGATAGTAGagtcgaaaaaaatttcaaagtagTGGAGTCAATATAATCGTTGATGTAACGGAGACCGTTTGTAACCTTTGTTTGCAACCTCCATTTATAACTCCGGTTGATAACTGTCGATCGTAAGACTTTAAATAGCATGCCCTTTGGAGGCCCTccacgaacgaacgaacgaacaaACGGACAAACAAACATGTTGTCTTTTAATTATCTTCAAATTTCTACATTGTATTTATAGTTCCTAGACCCGTGACCTCGATTAAAATCCGACTTATTTCTTAGCTGCAATTTCTAGATCGGCGCCACCGATTAAATTCCATCATGTATCTTTGTTGTATATCCTCGATTCCTCATCTTCGATTGAATTCCGTCATTGAATCTTTACGTTCTTGGTCTTTATCGCCGGTTAAATTCCAACACAATTTGTGTATGTCTAATTTCGTTTGAATTGAAGTTATCGATTATCTTATTTGTTTATGATATTTCCTATCCAAAATCACCACAAAAGTCGTCTCTTCTAACAAAAACCTAATAGTAATTTTTGGTAAAAGATATTTTATCGCGAAATCTAATTCTGGTGAAATAATGGGTAACATGGATTACTTGCGTCCCTCGAAGAGAGTTTGgcatctttttaattatttcgggccattttttttttttttaacattcaGAGATGGATCAATCCTCATACATATAAGAGCGACTGTTCGATGCCTCGTATAGCATCCTTATGCATCGGCTTCGCTGGCCGGATGTCGAAAAAAATCTCCGGTAACATCATCGTAGTCATCAAAAGGACGATGGGACCCACGAGGGTTGCTCGTGGGCCCCATCACTTCGCGGCACTGTCGAATCAACACTTCTGGATATCTGCAATGATTGCCGGTTTAATCATGAACTAATCACAGCCGATCGTCGCTTTCTTCTCGCAGCAGCGTTCGCGAAAAAGACAACGGGAAGAGCCCGCACGTTACCGGGTCAAGAGGTCGCCCCGCTCCTCGATACCGGGCCCCACTCTTGAGCTGAATGGAGTACGCGTGTACTGCAAAAGGGTGACGTCACCCctgcacatctctctctctctctccctctctcgggTTTGACTATGGGAGCCATTAATGGTGGGTtgatgaagaagacaggagCTTCCGCAAGAGCCATGCCATGGATTTCAATATAAAGCTCGAGAACTTTCCGCGGGTGGGGCCGCCCGCTTTTCGCGACGGCCGGTGGTGCGTCGACACGTACGTCTGTGCTTCCGTCATCGCTCCATTAATACAAATCCCATGCAGAAATAATTTGCTTTTGGCTGTCTTTCTACGTGAAATTGACAGTTTCCCTATACAGGTGGCGGGGACAGGTGTCCGCGCCGCTCCTAGCCAGCTCCGGCCACCCTCGCCGGAGCGGCTCGAGGTCGCTGCCGAGATCCGTAGACATCGGCTTTACGCTTTAGTACAAAGGATGAATTTTCTCTACTTAGCTTTCGATGTTAGttctaataccctaaaaaactcATTAATGTagatttaatttcaattttattgtaaacttttttttgtccaataaaAAGCTTCATTTTTAAATCCACTATTAACTCTACCCTAAAATCTTTTTTACCATATGAAAAACCGTTAACTTTAAAGTCATGTCCCAAATTTAATCGTGCAATcccaattttactctaaaattCTTTTAGTCtcgtaaaaaatcacaaactttttcTTAAATTACAAATCTGTTCCCATTAACTTTCCAATCGAGATATGAAAAACTTTCAAGCACTAGTTGTTTGAGGGTCCCAAGAAGAGTGTCTCAAAGGAAAGCTCTCTAATTGCGAGATATGGAACACTCTCGAGCATAAGAGATTGAAGACCAAGCGCAAAGCCGAAAATCCTAAATGAGATGGATGGGGGACTCTCGTAAGAGTAAGAACAATTGTAGAAAGCCAACCATAATTGCGCTAGTTTTTACTTTAATTTCAGACCTAAGATGACGTTGTTTAGGCTAATATAAAAATTCATCTCCAAAAGACGTCTCCTTGGAGCtaaattttggtaaaaaaaaaaattatggcaatGACATGGACATGCCATAAGATCACTAATGGCGATTTTAGGTGAAAGATTAATGGGCGCACAAGTAAAAGTTGCTGATttctatgagacaaaaaaagggtaaaaatgaaACGGGATCTAAAGctgtattttttatgagacaaaaaaaaatatttacggtaaagactaaacctaaagttaaGGGTCTTTTACGAGACAAAAGTAATTTATGGCATAATTGGGACCGACTCTAAAGTTGGAAGTTTTTTATTAGACAAAAAGAAGTTTATGATAGAGTCGAGACTGGAGCTAAAGTTGAGtatttttttagggtattaagcCTTTGATCTTATTTAATGTtgcctaattttattttcaagctATACGTGCAAAATGTAAGATGCGATGTTCCAGGCAGAAGAACCCACTTTCTAGACAGTAAATAACTACCGTTATGTTAATTGGCCGAGATACTAAATTCATTTTGATGCTAATTAAAATGAActtaagtttaatttttttttccttttcagccTTGTagattcaacttttttttagatACCGATTATGTCGAATCCTTAGAACAGGAAACTCGATAAGTATAATTTCCCGTCACATTAGATAAACCAAATAGGTCCACCcgctgatgttgatgttgatttcGATACTTCGCGGAAAAGTTTAGAAATCTCTGATAATTGATTCATCTGTTAAGAAAAAATCAAGGGTTGATGACGTATATCTCTGTGATAACGCCATTTTCACGTGTGCTATCTGTTAATAGAAACGCTCGGTTTTTTAATCCATGAGGGTGACTGATGATTGATGGATAACTTGGCCAATCTTTTGTTATCTTTCGGAAGCAACATCACAGTTGGGGAGATTTTACTGATGTTTGGCGAGAGAGTTTTTCTATTAAATTGCACAATGGGAGTAGTGCTTTCAATTGTCAAACATGGTACGACAGTCTAAAAGGAGAAGATAACACAAGGTTGGACAGCAATAATGAAAACGTACCACActaaaaaatcaggaaaaaagaaaggaagaagaggacgtCTGGACGATCTTGCCTTCCTCGTACACTAAGCTTAATTATTTAATCTTGAAGGGAAAAGTCAAGCACATCAATGGTGAAGAAGAAGCCTTTCTAGCTTCTGAAACCCATCAACAGCATGCAAATCCAAGACCCTTGTGGCGAAACTCTTTTTTTCACCATCTGGGTGTTCTTGACATTACATGAAATCATTCACATCCAAAAGATCCGGCAGCTCGAACGTCAACACGTTGCTGCAGTAGCTGATTTCCCGCTCGTCCTCCGTGCTGCTGCCGGCGATGTACGTCGAGTTCGAGTTTATCGGGGTCGGGCTGGAGGAACCAAGACTTTGGTGGCCGTCGAGAGAATTGAAGGCCGAGTTGGTTGATGCATGATCGATTAGAGATTGGTCTGAACCGTGGTAGTCGTACTCGTAACTTGGGAATGGAGCATAATCTTGTGTAAGGTTTGAAGCCAAGTCACTCATCTGAGAATTACTCGAAGAGCTGAAGTCGGCAAGATTCGAAGGAAATTCATCCTCTAATTTGGGTTGAGGCACTTGTGCTTCATTAGGGAATGGAACAAATGGGGAGGCCATTGTAGTAAAACCAGGGATTTCTTGAATTTCTTGGTTTATTAGCTGGCTCTCTTGGAAACTTTGAGGAGCCGGGTTCAGGTTATGACGCTGGGACGATAGGAGGGAACTCGCGAGCCTCAACAGTTCGGGATTGATCGGAGGGTCGATGCCGAGCAGCCTGGAGAAGTCCGCTCGAGCCGACGAACCGTGATGGAAGAGGCCAGGGCTCATGAGAGAAGAGAAGTCGAGGAGATCGAGGCGGGGGGCGTGCGTCACCGGATCGATCCCCATCCGGAGGAGCCTCTTCCTGATGTGGGTGTTCCAATAGTTCTTGATCTCGTTATCTGTTCTGCCAGGCAAACGAGCGGCTATTGCAGACCACCTGCAATGGATAATTTATATAAGTTCTCATCCCACCAAATCAGTCAAGTGTTCATGTCCTGAGTTAGGAGGAGGACGTACTTATTCCCCAAAATGCTATGGAGTTGAATGATGGTCTCCTCCTCTTCAAAAGAGAATCTCCCTCTCTTGATGTCCGGTCGGAGATAGTTCGTCCACCGCAGGCGGCAGCTCTTTCCACACCTCTGCAGCCCTAGAacaaggggggaaaaaaaataattcaagaaaccCCATCAGCACCAACTCCTTGTAATTCACTTCAAACATACCAAGAAGCCAAAAAGAACGAGAGgaaaacgagaaagaaagagatacGCGAGCTACGTAGCAGCTCCAACGCTACGCCTCGAACCACTCGGCCAGAGATGAAAGTACCTGCATTCTTGGGGATAGTCCTCCAGTTTCCGGAGCCATGCTTGTGGATGTAGTCGACGAGCTTCTGATCCTC
This sequence is a window from Rhodamnia argentea isolate NSW1041297 chromosome 3, ASM2092103v1, whole genome shotgun sequence. Protein-coding genes within it:
- the LOC115727309 gene encoding transcription factor MYB102-like produces the protein MGRAPCCDRSGLKRGPWTPEEDQKLVDYIHKHGSGNWRTIPKNAGLQRCGKSCRLRWTNYLRPDIKRGRFSFEEEETIIQLHSILGNKWSAIAARLPGRTDNEIKNYWNTHIRKRLLRMGIDPVTHAPRLDLLDFSSLMSPGLFHHGSSARADFSRLLGIDPPINPELLRLASSLLSSQRHNLNPAPQSFQESQLINQEIQEIPGFTTMASPFVPFPNEAQVPQPKLEDEFPSNLADFSSSSNSQMSDLASNLTQDYAPFPSYEYDYHGSDQSLIDHASTNSAFNSLDGHQSLGSSSPTPINSNSTYIAGSSTEDEREISYCSNVLTFELPDLLDVNDFM